Proteins encoded together in one Acanthochromis polyacanthus isolate Apoly-LR-REF ecotype Palm Island chromosome 12, KAUST_Apoly_ChrSc, whole genome shotgun sequence window:
- the LOC127536573 gene encoding uncharacterized protein LOC127536573 encodes MMASLRVLLFFLVFFLLKLQTSAKNDAPCQPSKWNNGYKTFIKRHIRSGTPNSYDEDEWKAYIKTHGGCDRPTQSFLLPKDLDRVRAVCSSGGGQVYQENLCISRQPFKFVTVRSEPQTCSIRSVKAETKHLILACEVLENQCLPVHFEGNPEGLRPDNNARGCQDPDTRGDAAALRTTWLWMLSAVIFIIYAY; translated from the coding sequence ATGATGGCCTCTCTCAGggttctcctcttcttcctcgtcTTCTTCCTGCTCAAACTCCAGACGTCTGCTAAAAACGACGCCCCCTGCCAGCCCTCCAAGTGGAACAACGGCTACAAAACCTTCATCAAGCGCCACATCCGCTCCGGAACGCCCAACTCCTACGACGAGGACGAGTGGAAGGCCTACATCAAGACCCACGGTGGCTGCGACCGGCCCACGCAGTCCTTCCTGCTGCCCAAGGACCTGGACCGGGTCCGGGCCGTGTGCTCCAGCGGCGGCGGCCAGGTCTACCAGGAGAACCTTTGCATCAGCCGGCAGCCCTTCAAATTCGTCACCGTCAGGAGCGAGCCGCAAACCTGCAGCATCCGCAGCGTCAAGGCCGAGACCAAGCACCTGATCCTGGCCTGCGAGGTCCTGGAGAACCAGTGTCTGCCGGTGCACTTCGAGGGGAACCCGGAGGGCCTGAGGCCGGACAACAACGCCAGAGGATGCCAGGACCCGGACACGAGAGGGGACGCTGCAGCCCTGAGGACGACCTGGCTCTGGATGCTTtctgctgtaatatttattatttatgctTATTAA